Below is a genomic region from Streptomyces ferrugineus.
CCGGCCTGCGCATCGCTCCCCCGCCGTCTGAGCTGTTCCGTCAGGATCCCGCCGAAGAACAGCAGGACGGCGGTGAGTTGGAACACGAGCGGAACGAGCAGCAGGACGGGGCGCGGCAGGTCGAAGAAGCGGTAGAACGAGACCAGGACCGCAGCGTGCAGGCTCAGGAGCTTCGCGCAGTCCGTCACGTGGTCGAGCCACGCCCCGGCGGGGCCGGCCGCCCCGTGCAGCCGGGCCAGTTGGCCGTCCGCGGAATCCAGCGCGAAGCCCACGAGCAGGGCGAGCGCGACGCATCCGCCGAGCATGTGCGAGGGGGAGCACAGGGCGATCGCGGCAATGGCGGGAAAGGTGACCAGTCCGCTCGCGGCCGTCACATGGTTGGCCGAAAGCCCGATGCGATGAGCCGCGGCCGCGAGCAGCCGGCCGGCCGGCCGATTGACGAATCGCGAGTAGCCGGGCACCCCACGGGCGGGCTTTTGCACCTTCGAGAGCCGGCTCAGTGTGCTGGGGAATTCCACGCTCTCAACCCCGAGAATTCCGAAACGCGTCCTGAGTGCCCACGGATGACCGTCCGACCATGATCGTCATACCGCGAACGTAGAGGCCCGGATCCGGCGCATCCGATGCGACAAGCCGACTTATCCCGAGATCCACCTGATTGGCGCCGCGCGGGCAGGTCAGTAGGCCCCGCGCCCGTCCAGCACGGCACGGACCGTACGGGCCATGACCGTCAGGTCCCAGGCCCACGACCAGTTGTCGACGTACCGCAGATCGAGCGAGACGGTCTCGTGCCAGGACAGGTCGGACCTGCCGCTCACCTGCCACAGTCCGGTGAGGCCGGGTTTGACGCTCAGCCGGCGCATCTCCACCTGGTCATAGCGGGCGACTTCCTCGGGCAGCGGCGGGCGCGGGCCCACCAGCGACATGTGTCCGAGCAGGACATTGACCAACTGGGGCAGCTCGTCCAGCGAAGAGCGCCGCAGAAAGCGCCCGACGGGTGTGACCCGCGGATCCCGGCGCAGCTTGAACATATGGCCGTCGTGTTCGTTGACCGCCGCCAGTTCGCCTTTCAACCGGTCCGCGTCCACGATTATGGTCCGGAACTTCCACATGGGGAAACGTGTCCCGTTCCGGCCGACGCGGTCCTGGCGGTAGATGACCGGCCCGGGCGAACTCATCCGCACGGCCAGCGCCAGCAGCGCGAACACCGGAGCCAGTGCCAGGAGCAGGACGAGCGAGCCCGCCCGGTCCGTGGCGGCCTTCAGCAGCGTCGGCAGGCCGCGGCGCGCCGGCGGTGCGATGTCCAGCAGGGTGAGCCCGGCCGCCGAGGTGATCCGGACCCTGCGCCGGGCCACCTCGACGACGCCGGGCAGCACCATCAGCCGGTGGCCCCGGTCGTGCAGGGCCCAGGACAACCGGCGCAGCCGGTCCCCGGACAGGTGCCTGCCGGTGGCGACGAAGACCAGGTCGGCGTCGAGCAGGTCGGCCGCGTCCGCCACGGGCGCGGCCCCCTCGTCCGAAGCGGTCCGCGCGCCGGCCGGCAGCCGGGCGGACACCGGCACACCGGACAGCACCTCGCCCTCGCCCAGCACACAGGCCCCGACCACCACGTACCCGTGGTCGGTGCGCTCGGCCAGCTGTCCGACGACGGCGTCCACGGCGTCGGCCTCGCCGATGACGAGGACGCGTCGAAGGCTTCGGGCGCGTCGGCGTACGGCCAGGACGTGGCGGTGGATCGCCTTGCGGCAGAGCACGGTGACCGCCAACGACGGACACAGCGCGGCGAGCACCGCCGGGGAGGCCTCGCCCAGCCCGGATACGGCACGCAGCACGGCCAGCGCGCCGAGCAGCACCAGCCAGTCCCGCACGAGCGGTCCGACGGGGGCGCCTTCGTCCCAGGTCCAGGGTGCGTAGCGGCCGGCGGCGAGGCCCACGAGGACCCAGAGGGCGGTGACCGCCACCGCCTGGTGCACGGGCCGGCCCACGCCGATCGAGGAGAGGGCCACCGCCGCCGGAAGGACCATGCCCGCGGCGTCGACACAGATCGCGACCGGTGCGTGCCACCTGTCGGCGGGGCCACTGCGTGTGAGGGTCCGATGCGGTGTGAGGGGCACCGCCTGCTCTGGCACCGTGCTGGTGGACTGCCGCATGGTTCTCCCTGTGACCCCGGCCCTCGGCGAAGGCGTGGGCGCGGCTGCGTCGGGTGCAGCTCACGCCCCGCGTAAGGGTTATATCAACCTTTTTGCATTCATGTCCTACTTACATGACTTACTGCCCGGCGTGGCTCATCCGCCGGGCGGCACTCCCACGGACAACGGAAAGCAGCAGGTCACACGGGACCGATGGCCTCGCACCCATGGCCCGCGACACCCCTCGCCACTCGGCCTTTCTGGTGCTCTGGAACCCGGACGGCCTAGGTGGAGGAAACCTCGAAGAGTGCCGCCGGTCTGATTGTGCAATTGATCAGACTGCCCGCCGGTCGACGGGCCGGATCCGCACATCCAGAACAAAGGAGCACTCGTCGTGCGAGTAATCACTCGAGCAACCACAGGGTCGACAACTGCGAGATGGGGAGCGCGCTGCGTCGGCGTCTGCCTGGCCACGGCACTGGCGGTCACCTTCGGGGCGGGCCCCGCGTCCGCCGACCCAGGGCCGCAGCTGGGGGCCGCCGTGGCACCCGAAGAGGTCGACGACAACCCGGGCTGCGACGACATCGATGGGCTGCCCATGAACACTCGGGAACTCGACACGGAGAACGCCCCGGTGGACGGGGAGGAGCTGGCCATCAACGGGCAGGGAACGATCACCCTCACCGTCGACGACAGAACGGAGGAGCCGGACGGGCAGTTGCTGGGGTTCAGCATCGACGGCCCCTTCGCCGCCGTGGCAGTCATCGTCAAGGGCGGTCCGGCAAACGAAGGAGGAGCCAACCTCTACGACTACACCAGCACGCCGGCCGGCCAGATCGAGGCCGACCAAGAGCTGCACGCCCAGCTCAACGCTCAGGGTAATGCCCTCGCCGACATCAGCCACGTGACGTTCTGCATCGTTCCGGACGGCGCCAACACCTGACGAAGTCCCCGCCCGCACAGCAAAGGGGCCCGCACGACCGAAGTCGTGCGGGCCCCTTCAGGAGCTCGCGCTGGAGCTACCAGGTCAAGTCAACAAGCTCACTTGTTGATCTTGGTGACCTGGCCGGCGCCCACGGTCCGGCCACCCTCACGGATGGCGAACTTCAGGCCCTCCTCCATGGCGACGGGCTGGATGAGCTCCACCTTCATCTCGGTGTTGTCACCCGGCATGACCATCTCGGTGCCCTCGGGGAGGGTCACCACGCCGGTCACGTCCGTCGTACGGAAGTAGAACTGCGGACGGTAGTTGTTGAAGAACGGCGTGTGGCGGCCACCCTCGTCCTTGGACAGGATGTAGGCCTGCGCCTCGAACTCGGTGTGCGGGGTGACCGAGCCCGGCTTGATGATGACCTGGCCGCGCTCGACGTCCTCGCGCTTGATGCCGCGGAGCAGCAGACCGACGTTCTCACCGGCCTGGCCCTCGTCGAGCAGCTTGCGGAACATCTCGATGCCGGTGACCGTGGTGGAGGTCTTCTCCTGCTTGATACCGATGATGTCCACGGTCTCGTTGACCTTGAGGACACCACGCTCGATACGGCCGGTGACGACCGTACCGCGACCGGTGATCGTGAAGACGTCCTCGATCGGCATCAGGAACGGCTTGTCGACGTCACGCTCCGGCTCCGGGATGGCGGAGTCGACGGCGTTCATGAGCTCGAGGACGGAGTCGCCCCACTCCTTGTCGCCCTCGAGCGCCTTGAGCGCCGAGACCTTGACGACCGGAACGTCGTCGCCCGGGAACTCGTACTCGGAGAGGAGCTCACGCACCTCGAGCTCGACGAGCTCCAGGATCTCCTCGTCGTCCACCATGTCGGCCTTGTTCAGGGCGACGACGATGTACGGAACGCCGACCTGGCGGGCCAGGAGCACGTGCTCCTTGGTCTGCGGCATCGGACCGTCGGTCGCGGCGACCACGAGGATCGCGCCGTCCATCTGGGCGGCACCGGTGATCATGTTCTTGATGTAGTCCGCGTGACCCGGGCAGTCGACGTGGGCGTAGTGACGCGCCTCGGTCTGGTACTCGACGTGCGCGATGGAGATGGTGATACCGCGCTGGCGCTCCTCAGGAGCCTTGTCGATCTGGTCGAAGGCCGAGGCCTCGTTCAGGTCCGGGTACTTGTCGTGCAGCACCTTGGTAATGGCGGCCGTGAGGGTCGTCTTACCGTGGTCGATGTGACCGATGGTGCCGATGTTGACGTGGGGCTTAGTCCGCTCGAACTTCGCCTTCGCCACGGGGTCCTCCTGTGGAGTGGTTCTGAACGCCTTGCTTCATCGGCGCCAGGTGATCTTTGCTGGAAAGCCCGGGCCCGGGGGCATTCCCCCACGAATGCGGGTGAATACCCCTGCAGGCTCCGGAGTCAAGCCTAAAGCGTGTGAACGCGGTGCGTTACTCGCCCTTGGCCTTCGCGATGATCTCCTCGGCGACGTTCCGCGGAACCTCGGCGTAGGAGTCGAACTGCATGGAGTAGCTGGCCCGGCCGGACGTCTTGCTGCGCAGGTCGCCGACGTAACCGAACATCTCCGAGAGAGGCACGAGGCCCTTCACGACGCGGGCACCCGCCCGCTCCTCCATGGCCTGGATCTGGCCACGGCGGGAGTTGATGTCGCCGATGACCTCACCCATGTAGTCCTCGGGCGTGGTGACCTCGACGGCCATCATCGGCTCAAGGAGAACGGGGCTGGCCTTGCGCGCGGCCTCCTTGAAGGCCTGCGAACCGGCGATCTTGAACGCGAGCTCGGAGGAGTCGACCTCGTGGTAGGCACCGTCGAGAAGCGTGACGCGGACGCCCGTCATCTCGTACCCGGCGAGGATGCCGAACTGCATGGCCTCCTGCGCACCGGCGTCGACCGAAGGGATGTACTCCTTCGGGATACGACCACCGGTCACCTTGTTCACGAACTCGTACGAGGTGTCGCCGCTCTCGAGGGGCTCGATCGCGATCTGCACCTTGGCGAACTGGCCGGTACCACCGGTCTGCTTCTTGTGCGTGAAGTCGACGCGCTCGACGGCCTTGCGGATCGTCTCGCGGTACGCGACCTGCGGCTTGCCGACGTTGGCCTCGACCTTGAACTCACGGCGCATACGGTCGACCAGCACCTCGAGGTGCAGCTCGCCCATACCACCGATGATGGTCTGGCCGGTCTCCTCGTCCGAGTGGACCTGGAAGGACGGGTCCTCCTCGGCCAGGCGCTGGATCGCGACGCCGAGCTTCTCCTGGTCACCCTTCGACTTGGGCTCGATGGCGACCTGGATGACCGGCGCCGGGAAGTCCATGGACTCCAGGATCACCGGGTTCTTGTCGTCGCTCAGCGTCTCACCGGTCGTGGTCTGCTTCAGACCCATGACGGCGATGATGTCGCCGGCGCCCACCGACGCGATCTCCTCACGCTTGTTCGCGTGCATGCGGTAGATCTTGCCGATGCGCTCCTTCTTGCCCTTGACGGAGTTCAGCACCTGGGTGCCGGACTCCAGGCGACCGGAGTACACGCGGACGAAGGTGAGCTTGCCGAGGTGCGGGTCGCTCATGATCTTGAACGCCAGCGCCGACAGCGGCTCCTCGTCGGAGGGCTTGCGCTTGACGACGACCTCGGGGTCCTTGACGTCGTGGCCCTCGATGGCCTCGATGTCGAGCGGCGAGGGCAGGTAGCGCACCACCGCGTCGAGCAGGGGCTGAACGCCCTTGTTCTTGAACGCGGTACCGCAGAACACCGGGGTGACCGTGGTGTCGCTGGACTTGCCGGAGGCGATCGTGATGCGGCGGATGGCCGCCATCAGCTGCTCCTCGGAGGGCTCCTCGCCCTCCAGGTACAGCTCCATGATCTCCTCGTCGTTCTCCGCGACGGCCTCGAGCAGCTTGCCGCGCCACTCCTCGGCCGCCTCGGTGTGCGTGGCCGGGATGTCGACGGTGTCGTACATCTCGCCCTTGGTCGCCTCGGCGGACCAGACGAGCGCCTTCATGCGGACCAGGTCCACGACGCCCTTGAAGTCGGCCTCGGCACCGATCGGGAGCTGCATGACGAGCGGCTGGGCACCCAGACGGTCGCTGATCATGTCGACGCAGCGGTGGAACTCCGCGCCGGTACGGTCCAGCTTGTTGACGAAGCAGATACGCGGAACGCGGTAGCGGTCCGCCTGACGCCACACCGTCTCGGACTGCGGCTCAACGCCGGCGACGCCGTCGAACACCGTCACGGCACCGTCGAGCACGCGCAGGGAGCGCTCCACCTCGACGGTGAAGTCGACGTGGCCCGGGGTGTCGATGATGTTGATGGTGTGGTCGACGTCTTCCAGCGGCCAGTGACAGGTGGTGGCAGCAGAGGTGATCGTGATGCCACGCTCCTGCTCCTGCTCCATCCAGTCCATGGTGGCAGCGCCGTCGTGGACCTCACCGATCTTGTAGGACACACCGGTGTAGAACAGGATCCGCTCGGTGGTGGTCGTCTTGCCCGCGTCGATGTGGGCCATGATCCCGATATTGCGGACCTTGGCCAGGTCAAGTGAAGTGGTAGCCATAAGGCTTCAGTCTTCTCTCGGTCTCGATGTGGGTAGCGACTACCAGCGGTAGTGCGCGAAGGCCTTGTTGGACTCGGCCATCTTGTGCGTGTCCTCGCGCTTCTTCAC
It encodes:
- the fusA gene encoding elongation factor G, whose product is MATTSLDLAKVRNIGIMAHIDAGKTTTTERILFYTGVSYKIGEVHDGAATMDWMEQEQERGITITSAATTCHWPLEDVDHTINIIDTPGHVDFTVEVERSLRVLDGAVTVFDGVAGVEPQSETVWRQADRYRVPRICFVNKLDRTGAEFHRCVDMISDRLGAQPLVMQLPIGAEADFKGVVDLVRMKALVWSAEATKGEMYDTVDIPATHTEAAEEWRGKLLEAVAENDEEIMELYLEGEEPSEEQLMAAIRRITIASGKSSDTTVTPVFCGTAFKNKGVQPLLDAVVRYLPSPLDIEAIEGHDVKDPEVVVKRKPSDEEPLSALAFKIMSDPHLGKLTFVRVYSGRLESGTQVLNSVKGKKERIGKIYRMHANKREEIASVGAGDIIAVMGLKQTTTGETLSDDKNPVILESMDFPAPVIQVAIEPKSKGDQEKLGVAIQRLAEEDPSFQVHSDEETGQTIIGGMGELHLEVLVDRMRREFKVEANVGKPQVAYRETIRKAVERVDFTHKKQTGGTGQFAKVQIAIEPLESGDTSYEFVNKVTGGRIPKEYIPSVDAGAQEAMQFGILAGYEMTGVRVTLLDGAYHEVDSSELAFKIAGSQAFKEAARKASPVLLEPMMAVEVTTPEDYMGEVIGDINSRRGQIQAMEERAGARVVKGLVPLSEMFGYVGDLRSKTSGRASYSMQFDSYAEVPRNVAEEIIAKAKGE
- a CDS encoding exopolysaccharide biosynthesis polyprenyl glycosylphosphotransferase, translated to MRQSTSTVPEQAVPLTPHRTLTRSGPADRWHAPVAICVDAAGMVLPAAVALSSIGVGRPVHQAVAVTALWVLVGLAAGRYAPWTWDEGAPVGPLVRDWLVLLGALAVLRAVSGLGEASPAVLAALCPSLAVTVLCRKAIHRHVLAVRRRARSLRRVLVIGEADAVDAVVGQLAERTDHGYVVVGACVLGEGEVLSGVPVSARLPAGARTASDEGAAPVADAADLLDADLVFVATGRHLSGDRLRRLSWALHDRGHRLMVLPGVVEVARRRVRITSAAGLTLLDIAPPARRGLPTLLKAATDRAGSLVLLLALAPVFALLALAVRMSSPGPVIYRQDRVGRNGTRFPMWKFRTIIVDADRLKGELAAVNEHDGHMFKLRRDPRVTPVGRFLRRSSLDELPQLVNVLLGHMSLVGPRPPLPEEVARYDQVEMRRLSVKPGLTGLWQVSGRSDLSWHETVSLDLRYVDNWSWAWDLTVMARTVRAVLDGRGAY
- the tuf gene encoding elongation factor Tu, with translation MAKAKFERTKPHVNIGTIGHIDHGKTTLTAAITKVLHDKYPDLNEASAFDQIDKAPEERQRGITISIAHVEYQTEARHYAHVDCPGHADYIKNMITGAAQMDGAILVVAATDGPMPQTKEHVLLARQVGVPYIVVALNKADMVDDEEILELVELEVRELLSEYEFPGDDVPVVKVSALKALEGDKEWGDSVLELMNAVDSAIPEPERDVDKPFLMPIEDVFTITGRGTVVTGRIERGVLKVNETVDIIGIKQEKTSTTVTGIEMFRKLLDEGQAGENVGLLLRGIKREDVERGQVIIKPGSVTPHTEFEAQAYILSKDEGGRHTPFFNNYRPQFYFRTTDVTGVVTLPEGTEMVMPGDNTEMKVELIQPVAMEEGLKFAIREGGRTVGAGQVTKINK
- a CDS encoding CDP-alcohol phosphatidyltransferase family protein, translating into MEFPSTLSRLSKVQKPARGVPGYSRFVNRPAGRLLAAAAHRIGLSANHVTAASGLVTFPAIAAIALCSPSHMLGGCVALALLVGFALDSADGQLARLHGAAGPAGAWLDHVTDCAKLLSLHAAVLVSFYRFFDLPRPVLLLVPLVFQLTAVLLFFGGILTEQLRRRGSDAQAGPTRPPSTARGMALLPVDFGLLCLIFLFLGNQRLFFALYVALLAAHLMLVPAFFAKWFRELS